The DNA segment GATTAGAAATGATCATCATGTTACACTGACCCAGATATCAGCATACTGTCTCCTATTACCATTACAAGAGATCCTCAGAAGATCTCTTTGAATGTGTGCATTCAAAACACATCTTAGAGCATTAGTATGATGTCATTTCCACCTGCCGGGCACGGCATGGGACCCATCTTTATGACAGTAGCCCGTGAAAGGAATAGTGGCGCACTCCTTACCTCCGTAGTGCTATGGTCTTCTCCTTGGGCAAGAGAGAACAACCCTCAAGCCCCCCTTGCTAGAGTCACAGCTATAAAGGTTTTCCCACCACTCTGTAAGAACCCAGAGTTAAATAGATCCCTTTTTTACCTCTTTACTATTATAAGAAATAGGAAAAGAGATGACTCGTTTGCCGTGAGTTGTGACCCGTGTCGGTGGAGGAAGAGATCCTGGTCCCTGAGAAATGCGGTTTGCTGCGGACTCCGTTATTTCAACACAGTACTTTGGATCCTGCTTCACCTAGGCGGGAGGTTGGAATGGCTCGATCCAATCAATCGGCTGGTCAAGACTTGCCCTTGGACTGCTCTATGTAACTGAACATCAAATATTTCACAGACTCCCAGTAGGCATTGGCAAAGGGTCAATCAAGTAAATTGAGCAACTTGTTGCTCAGTTTGCTTGAGTATATCATCCCTGTATCCCTGATGCATAATCTGCTGGAGATCCGCGGCATTGTGCGTCCCTCTCTTTTTGGCTCCAAGGTGGGTGGGGAGCAGAGATGATGAAACTGAAAACCTAAAACATGGCtacaaaacacacctcaaaaaaacattttttggacTTGGACACTGATAATACTTCAGAAAAAAAAGGTGCCTCTATACCGAATAATGATGACTGGCCAAAATGTATCATCATTGAAGCTGCTGCTTCAGACTTTCCAATCAGCAAGCTTTCCCCTTTTGCTATACAAAAGGGTATTGCAGGAATTGCAGGTACAGTAAAAGAAGTGAAAAAGCTTCGATCTGGTCAAATTCTTGTGGAATGCAGTAAAAATGCCAATGCTTAAAACCTACTACATGCCAGCATGTTAGCTGGAGTACAGATAAAGACCTTCCCTCATCCAACTCTGAATTACAGTAAAGGAGTAATCCGCACTAGGGAGCTGGACGACATGGATGAAGAAGAAATAATGCATGAGCTCAAGACTCAAGGAGTAACGAatgtaaaaagaataataatcaagAGAGAAGAGCGAACAATCAAAACTAGTACGTACATCCTCACTTTTAATAAACCGTTATTTCCAGAAAAAATTTGAATTAGATATCTAAGAGTATTGGTGGATCTATTTGTACCCAACCCTCTGCGGTGTTTCAACTGTCAAAGGTATGGACACGGATACAATggctgcaacaacaaacataCTTGTTGCAACTGTGGGGAGGAGGGCCACGACAAAGAGGGTTGTGAAAAACAACCTAAATGTTGTAACTGCTCAGGTGACCACCCAGCGGCATAAAAACAGTGTCCCATGTGgatcaaagaaaaagaaatacagaAGATCAGATGTACTAAGAGAATCAGTTATCTTGAAGCAAAGAAAATGGTGGCTGCTGTCCCTGTGTTTACTCTGAATAAAACATTCGCCTCTGCTGCAAAAAAAGCTGTGAGAACAACAGATTGCCAGACAGATATTACCTGGATGCACAAAGATAAAACGCAAACTATAAATTATAGTAATACTCCCCCAAAGACGAAGAATACAGGAACTCAGAGTGAAACTCTTCTAAATTACATTCATTCCAATCAGAGCTCAATAACAGTgaaccaaaaagcaaataaaaacaatagaaaggcAAGCTCTTCAAAATCAAAAGCACCCCAGGACAAAACTTAAAAGACCAGGCAAACTAGAGATGTGGAAATGAAAGAGAGTGAACATCATAGTAGAAGTCCGTCCCCTAAAGGCAGAATCAGGCCAACTGTCCCTATTCTTCCTAACTGGTAATGGAGAATGTTACGATCCAATGGAACTGTCATGGTATCAGGGCTAATTTTGCGGAGCTACAACGTTTAATTGCAATCACCAATCCTATAGTGTCACcaaaccccggtgtcctggccaaattccccatTGGCCTTAATCAATCATGGCtttctaataatccccatccattaattggctctatcactccactctctcctctccaccaatagctggtgtgtggtgagcgtactggcgcactatggctgccgtcgcatcatccaggtggatgctgcacactggtggtggtcgaggagagtcccctgttcactgtgtaaagcgctttgagtgtagtgtcagaaaaacactatataaatgtaacgttcattcattcattcatatagcCATATGTCTTCAGGAAACACAATTATCATCAGACTGTACTCTCTCTTTTAAAAATTTTACAATGTTTAATACCTCCGATCCCAATGACAAGCGAGCTTCCGGTGGTACAGCCATTTTAATAAGAAATGATGTGATCCATAGTCATATAAATATTAAGAGTAACCTACAGGTGACAGCAGTACAACTGAATCTGCAGAAAACCATCACAGCCGTTTCTATCTACATTCCTCCAAACTCAAACTTGACACACACGGACCTAGATCACCTTGTAGCACAGCTCCCACCCCCCTTTATTCTCATGGGTGAGTTCCCTATCATTGTAACCATCaaaggaagagagaaagaaacaaatgtacaaagacGGCAAATTAAAAAAGCTAATTGGTTTCAGTTTCAAACCCTCTGTTATGAGAGGCTTGCACAGTTTCCAGAAGACAGCCCTGATGCTATGCAGAATTTTACTAAAACGCTTATAGCTATAGCTAATGATACAGTCCCAAGAACAtctttaaatatgaaatgtaGACGACTTCCATGGCATGGTAATAAATGTAAGGAAACCATAAAAGAGAGGAAGAAAGCTGAAAGGCTTTTCTTTAGACACCTGTCAACTGAAAACTCAAGATGAGTAGAGCACGAGCAAGAAGAATCATAAATGAAGTTAAAAAGGAAAGCTGGAGAAGATTTGTTTCCAACTTGACAACAAGTACTTCATCAAACCAAATATGGAACTTGATACGGATAATGAAGGGAAAAAACAATGGCCCTCAAATACAACACATCAAACAGCATGGTACACTCCTGACGTCAAAACAAGAAATTGAAAACTTTCTAGCAAGAACTTTCGAAAGCAATTCATCTATTGAGAACTGTCTTCCTGCTTTTCGAATATTTCATGctcaacaagaaaaagagaagattAACTTTGGCTCTAGCAATGCAGAGCCCTACAACCAACCATGGAAGAGCCACAGcgagctataaaaaaaaaatcccacgaCACAGCTGTTGGACCAGATAAAGTCCACTAtcaatttttaaagaatctacCCCACCTCTTTCTGAAAATGCTCCTTACAATTTTTAACTCTATCTAGATATCTGGAAAAATTCCACCTGCTTGGCATGAAGCAGAAATAATATCTATTCCAAAGCCAGGAAAAGACCATAGTGATCCCATAAATTATTGCCCTATAGCCTTAACCAGCTGCTTATGTAAAACAGTGGAGAGGATGGTCAATGATCGCCTGGTCTGGGTACTGGAATCTGAACATCACACAAGTAATGCCCAATATGGTTTCAGGAAAGGCCGAAGCACTACAGATCATCTTATTTGTCTTGAAAGCTATATTCGTGATGCTTTCATTAGAAAGGAGCATGCTGTAGCTGTCTTTGATCTGGAGAAAGCCTATGACACGACGTGGAACCATGACATTTTAAAGGATCTGTATCGAATGAATTTTAGAGGTCACCTGCCAATCTTCATTGAAAAATTATTATCGAACAGACTTTTTAGAGTAAAGATAGCAAACACCTTGTCTAATCTACATAAACAAGAACTCGGAGTACCTCAAGGTAGTATTCTATCAGTAACTCTCTTTAGTATTAAAATAGACAGCATTGCGAAAGTCATTGGTTCTGATGTTCATTGTAGACGACTTCTGCATTTGCTACAGAAGCATGTACATGCATACTATTGAGTGAAAAATCCaactgaagataaacaaaatgcactcCTGGTCAACTCAGAATAGTTTCaagttctcacaaacaaaaactgtctgtatgcatttctgtcagctccatTCATTGCACAATAAACCAGAGTTGTTTATGGACGGAGTCCCCATCAAAGTCGTTAAAGAGAACAGGTTCCTTGGTATCAACTTTGATAGTAAGCTGTCTTTTATCCCtcatattaaattattgaaaaatacatttttaaagctatgaatgttttaaaggttttatccaaaaccaaatggGGAGCAGACAGTTCAACTCTTATGAATCTGTACAGAACCTGGATTCgctcaaagctggactatggaagCATCATTTATGGATCAGCCAGGAGATCATATATACGACTTCTAGATACTGTTCACCACCAAGGTATTCGACTGGCCTTAGGAGCATACAGAACATCACCAATTCAAAGTTTATATGTGGAAGCCAATTAACCTTCCTTAGAAATCAGATGCCTAAAGCTGGCCCTACAATATGCAACcaaactgaaaacaaataaagaaaatccagCCTATCCAGCAGTTTTCTCAACTCAACATTCAATACTATATGAAAGAAAACCAAGTCACATCCGTCCATTTGGCCTATGTATAAAAACCAatctggagaatctgaaagtggatttaaacattctggagcagacacatttttgcaaaatcccccatgggatctcaaaaagtccaaaatccatctggatttaatgaggaaccaaaaataaaaaactcatcCGAATGAGTATTACCAACAATTCCTGGATATAAGAGCAGTATtcccacaacatatcccaatatacaAAGATGGATCCAAATCTGGAAATCAAGTGGCAACAGCCTTTGCAACAAGTCAGCTGTGTCAAGGCATACAcatccctgaccaaagttcagttttacTGCAGAGGCAAATGCTTTATTACTAGCACTGAAGTTCATTGAGACTGTTCCACAGAAATCCTTTTTAATGATAACTGATTTCAAATCATGTCTGGAAGCATTGGAGTCTATAAAAACCGATCacccaacaatcgtgaagattttaaacaaattgtCATCTCTGGAATCAAAGaattttagtattattttctgctgggtacctggccaCTCAAGAATCTCTGGTAATGAACAAGCAGATAGAGCTGCCAAAGAAGCATTATCCTCAGAACCAGTAAAATGCTCTATTCCATTCACAGAcctaaaaccaacattaaatgtatacactaaaaacaaatggcagtcggaatgggatcagtgtttaaacaacaaattatggGAAATAAATCCTGTTGTTGGGACAAGACACAtattcccttttaataatcgtTGCGATCAAGTCACTTTCACTCGATGCCGGATAGGTCACGCAAGGCTCACACACCAGTTTTTACTATCTGGAGAAAACTCACCAAAGTGCCCATCctgtcagaacccactatccattaaacatgtCTTACTGGACTGTAACACTTCATCACActtgaggaacctgtattattctgttgacacttttgaaaaggtttttaaccaAGTAAATCCacatttagttttaaggtttttagaaaaaattaatcttaaacaccttttttagttttactcttgaataactaaACTGGCtcccgccatgaatatagccatagaagctggcatggcgttaaaaaggaaagaaagaaaggaaatttCCACCTGAATTAAACAAATGGTGGGGTTAGTATACTTTAGGACGTAAGGATTCTTTATACATAACATGAGTCTGTAAATTGACTcccttttaaaaactttttaggCTTTTCACACTAAGCTTAATCTTGGGTTAAGGCCATTTTAACCCTGGGCTAAGGAACATTTCatacttgtaattttgaaaggggtTTCCACTGCTTTTAACCCAGGTTTATGACGCCCTGCTCCAGATCAGGGTTACTCTCACTTTTGCTGTACTACATTTTAGAGTGCCAAATGTGATTACAGTTTGAATTACTAGCCATATTTCACTCCATCACTCCATATTTTTAAATTCACATTTTGTTTAATTGCAGGATGGCATCCTCTGTCAGTTCTGCATATTCCAGATGTGCCAATGGAGACACATTATGTGGTGAGTAGATCATGCCCatcagataaataaaataaaaaagtgaaataTTAACCAATTTAGCTTAAACCTAATGTTGTAAATGTAATGGTCTGGTAGCTTGATCTGTAGCTCTGCAGTCTCATTTAAAGAGGGCTGTGGACCTAAGAATTTGACAGAAGAAATATAACAGAAGGaagaaatacaattattattcatACCTATTCATACAACTATCAGTTAAATGACTTTTATAGATTATAATTACTCAAATGTTCAACTAtttgattttattgtaatttccCAGCACCCAACTCCAATAACCAGCAAGTTAATGTAGCAGATTATATCAGGGAAATGCAGTACTTCCGTTTTGCATATAGTTGGGTTAATagatcaaaaataattattttgctcACCACAAGTTTAAGTATTTGATATCATTGCAAGTATTTGACATGCCTCATAACTTTATCATATCACTGTAATTGTACACGCAAAAGTATGAACATACTGAAAGCTTCAAGAACAGTTCCTTGACATTCAATCACCTGACATTTCTGTGTCTATTCACATTCCTTGTCAACATGTGATCTGCTCCCTCAGAGATCCGTGTGTATGAACAGGAAGTGATCATTGTCCCAGTGCTGTTTTTGATGAGTTTCTTTGTCACGCTGGTGTTTCTGCTGTTGCTGAGGTTCTGTCCCGAGAAAGTAGATCGTCTGCAACCCAGCTCCATACGAGCAACTAGGACTAGGAGAAACTTACAAGGCATTGATGGTGAGTGTGGGTGTatacacagtatgtactgtatatagttaattacatttaaatgctgAATTTGGTAATCAAATACTATATTTTAAAGGATACTGGAATTTTGAataattgcaacaaaaaaataaaaacaaaaaaaaatctgtcctGAAAATGTGAGAATTTCACATATATGAATTGAATTTATTCCTAATTGTTTAGCATAAAcatatgacatatatatatatatatatatatatatatatatatatatatatatatacatatatgtacataaaTTTGCTAACACTATAAAGTATAAAGTCTGTCCACACAGGGATTAAATGTTTGCTTTAGTGTTTCAAGCATTTCAAATTTAAACTACTGTGCTTGTATCTTTGCAAAGGCGTGTGTAAAAATGATAATGTGTTTCAGCTCACCACTGCCCCACATGTTGAGACTGTTTGCACAGAATTGCATGGCTCATATATTAATGAAAGTAAACATACATGACATTTGATTTGTATCAGAATCCtattcttcttcctcttctttctTCCTGACACTTAATTGCTTGCTTTTTTATCATACTGCCTTTATGTCAGTTGTTTGTCCCTtttgtcttctctctctcctcaccaTATCCACCTAAGCAGTCTCTCACCCCCTTTCTGTAGCTCCTCTGGGTCTGAATCCTCTGGAAGGTGAGCGCATAGCATTGGACACCACATCTTACATGACATTCACCCCTTCATCACCAGTCCGCGAACAATACAGGTCTGACCGTGCCTCCTTCAGTGCCTTCCCAGATGGGCGAGGCTCATTTGGGGCCACAGCTTCAGCCTTCACAAAGCCCAAGGAACTCCCACGCCAGCGACTTCCAGAGAATTTTAACGGGGTATCTCCTCTCCCAGCATCATACTCTTTGAAGTCAGACTCATCTGTCTCACTATATAGGGCTCATATGGAGAACAGAAATGTGGTGCTGCGTGTACTTAAAGGTGCCAGAGCAGTTTATGATATACACATTATAGTTTAACCTGAAAATATTCTGATCTTAAATTCCAGTTTCACTCTCTCTTCTTCTTTGTGTTGCATTCTTTCTCTCATAACACTCAGATTCAGCCAGTAACCGGGAAAGTCAGTCCTTCCTGGGCTTTGCAGCCTTCCTTTCTCAGTTGGGGCCCCACCCCTTCTTACCGGAGCTTCTGGGAGTTGTATCACTGCGTGCTCCTCTCATTACCGTTGTTGAAGAGATGGAGAACCGAGATCTGCTCGGATTCCTGTGGAGGTGTAGGCAGGTGAGATATTTAAAgctttaaagatattttaaagcattcaccttatacagttgaaatcagaagtttacatacacttaggttgaagtcattaaaactcattttctaaccattttttaatttcatattagcaaactatagttttggcaagtcatttagaacatctgctttgtgcataacacaagtattttttccaacaattgtttacagacagattgtttcacttttaattgactatatcacagttccagtgggtcagaagtttacatacacttaggttgtagtcattaaaactaattttttaaacactccacagatttcatattagcaaactatagttttggcaagtcgtttaggacatgtactttgtgcaagacacaaacaatttttccaacatttgattacagacagattgtttcacttttaatggactatatcacaattccagtgggtcagaagtttacatacactaagttaactgtgccttgaagcagcttggaaaattccagaacatgatgtcaagcctttaggcagttagccaattagcttctgataggcgaattggagtcaattggaggtgtaccttctttaaaggcctaccttcaaactcatgggaaaatcaaatgaaatcagccaagacctcagaaaaaaaattgtgaacctccacaagtctggttcatccttgggagaaatttctgaatgcctgaaggtaccacgttcatctgtacaaacaatagtatgtaaacataaacactatgggaccactcAGCCAGCATACatactcaggaaggagatgcattctgtctcttagagatgaaggtagtttggtgcgaaaagtgcaaatcaatcccagaacaacagcaaaggaccttgtgaagatgctggaggaaacaggcagacaagtacctacatccacagtaaaacgagtcctatattgacataacctgaaaggctgctcagcaaggaagaatccaatgctccaaaactgccataaaaatccagactacagtttgcaagtgcacatggggacaaagatattactttttggagaaatttcctgaTGAaacaaattgaactttttggccataatgaccatcgttatgtttggaggaaaaagggtgaggcttgcaagccaaagaacaccatcccaaccgtgaagcatgggggtgtcagcatcatattgtgggggtgctttgctgcaggagggactggtgcacttcacaaaatagatggcataatgaggaaggaaaattatgtggatatgttgaagcaacatctcaagacatcagccaggaagttaaagctcggtcgcaaatgggtcttccaaatggacagtgactccaagcatacctccagagttgtggaaaaatggcttaaggacaacaaagtcaaggtattggagtggccatcacaaagccctgacatcaatCTGATTTGTAgctagaactgaaaaagcatgtgtgagcaaggaggcctacaaacctgacccagttacaccagttctgtctggaggaattggccaaaattccagtaacttattatgagaagcttgtggaaggctacccaaaatatttgacccaagttaaacaatttaaaggcaatgctaccaaatactaataaaactgtatgtacaattctgacccactgggaatgtgatgaaagaaataaaagctgacataaatcattctctctactattattctgacatttcacattcttaaaataaagtagtgatccgaactgacctaagacagggaatattttctaaaattaaatgtaaggaattgtggaaaaactgagtttaaatgtatttggctaaggtgtatgtaaacttctgacttcagctgtatccATAGCTGTTCAGACAGGTCTACTAGTGCATCTGTAACTAGTTACAAATGAActgttaataaatataatttttttattttattttttttatttttttttttaattaacctttAGCCTAAAAAAAGAATGTAAGACTTTTGCTGAGATTCCCACCCAATCTTTTCATGACATAAATTTAAAGATGCCATGAAATCGAAATTAGAGTTTTGTGGTTtatagtccatgtctgttagctttgaagccatgcTAGTTTGCTCctgaaagttgacaaaattaacttttagcagatatatacatttaaaatgtgtagtCTTTCTATTctaggaaaatggaccaaaatacAGTATTAAGGACTCATCTTGTACTACACAAATTTTGTCTAATTAAaatctctctagaatgagaatgtccctcctaaTACCTCCAGCAACACTGACCAGCAAGTAGAAAATCACGATTCATTACTGTAACAGAACTAAAGTCTATTTGCTATTATTGGTTACAAAAGACAAACCCTTTGATATGTCCCCCCAATCTGGCTGTTTCAATAgtaaatacgtcaacacaggaagaaaaaaaaactgctctgatgggatctttaaaaaaaaaaaaaactgttcactGCTTGGGTAGGAGTGGTTAACATCATGGTATTTGGCTAGATACAAAATCCTACTTTTGCCAACTTGAGGACTAAATGTGAACTTGAACAATGGACAATTTTACAAGTTTCTAACATGCAATGTGTaacagttcgggaaaggaggatgtGGATACCAgagtaacaaacaacaaaattttaatcaaacagatcatcaaactgaaaacacagcaacaaaaacacatacacagagtGGCCgtgtgtgtatctctctctctttctctctggcgtccccggctcttcccttatctccctttGGGCACCTCAGTGCTGGGTGTGTATCCTCACGGCCCCGACacatcctcctcctcgtcacactcctccaccgcccgattcaggctggggcaccTTCCGTACGGGCACGCCGCCCACCCATTCCTCAGCTGCTCCTGTCCTCCTGGTggatgacagctgctcctccgtcccctggcagacggcagcaattcctccgcctcctggcggacagcagcaactcctccatcccTTGGCAGATGACAACGGCTCTTCCGCTtcctggtggacagcagcggttcctccgggtCCTGGCATACGTcagtgactcctccgtcccctggcggacggcaatggctcctccttctcctggcggatggcagcggctcctccacttcctggcagACTGCAGTGGCAAGTTCTCCCAGACAGCATGCCCTTCctcctttcccgggtttcggcaccagtgtaacagttcgggaaaggaggatgctGGAACCGGAGTAGcaaacaacaaaactttaatcaaacagaacatcaaactgaaaatgcagcaatatAAACACAGAGCggctgcgtgtctctctctctctctctctctggcatccttggctcttcccttttctccctcctgctgattaggcaactcgGTGCCGGGCGTGTATCCCCACGCCCTCCTTCTCATCACACAATGTAAAACTCTTTACAGATGCATGTCTGAAACTGAACTGTGCATCTTCTGCTGAGTATCTTCTGTTGAAATGTCTCTCAAATTAAATGTCATATCTCACCGCTTTGTATATTAATGTGCTTCAAATAGGATAATGCTGGACTAAACACCATTTGTCAGATGACAGAGAAAAAGATTTTCACCATGGCCTCACATGTGTCTTCTGCCCTGGTGAGCATGATTCTTCACTCTACATTATCCCTGCTTCTCTCAGGGACAAATTTCTCAAAGCATTTTGAcatatgaaaaagtaa comes from the Myxocyprinus asiaticus isolate MX2 ecotype Aquarium Trade chromosome 15, UBuf_Myxa_2, whole genome shotgun sequence genome and includes:
- the LOC127452978 gene encoding tyrosine-protein kinase STYK1-like isoform X2, translated to MASSVSSAYSRCANGDTLCEIRVYEQEVIIVPVLFLMSFFVTLVFLLLLRFCPEKVDRLQPSSIRATRTRRNLQGIDAPLGLNPLEGERIALDTTSYMTFTPSSPVREQYRSDRASFSAFPDGRGSFGATASAFTKPKELPRQRLPENFNGVSPLPASYSLKSDSSVSLYRAHMENRNVVLRVLKDSASNRESQSFLGFAAFLSQLGPHPFLPELLGVVSLRAPLITVVEEMENRDLLGFLWRCRQDNAGLNTICQMTEKKIFTMASHVSSALDYLHSKDLLHCNIKARSVLVSCMFTAKLWGLDDLYARTSESANYSEDPGRKKWHAPELLAKRPATAKSDVWSFGLLLYEMVTLGEVPFAKIPVKELLQYHQRAKTLKKPNNCSNSLFSIIKACCQWKEQERPSFADIRHKLQSGEKSANDSIVLRVPEPINIEQYLKDAGYGESNNYTIF
- the LOC127452978 gene encoding tyrosine-protein kinase STYK1-like isoform X1 — translated: MSWRDMMSWIIRMASSVSSAYSRCANGDTLCEIRVYEQEVIIVPVLFLMSFFVTLVFLLLLRFCPEKVDRLQPSSIRATRTRRNLQGIDAPLGLNPLEGERIALDTTSYMTFTPSSPVREQYRSDRASFSAFPDGRGSFGATASAFTKPKELPRQRLPENFNGVSPLPASYSLKSDSSVSLYRAHMENRNVVLRVLKDSASNRESQSFLGFAAFLSQLGPHPFLPELLGVVSLRAPLITVVEEMENRDLLGFLWRCRQDNAGLNTICQMTEKKIFTMASHVSSALDYLHSKDLLHCNIKARSVLVSCMFTAKLWGLDDLYARTSESANYSEDPGRKKWHAPELLAKRPATAKSDVWSFGLLLYEMVTLGEVPFAKIPVKELLQYHQRAKTLKKPNNCSNSLFSIIKACCQWKEQERPSFADIRHKLQSGEKSANDSIVLRVPEPINIEQYLKDAGYGESNNYTIF